The following coding sequences are from one Haloplasma contractile SSD-17B window:
- a CDS encoding Na+/H+ antiporter NhaC family protein: protein MISKKIVPSLLIGLWIGSFIVNPGIIESTSQMVIYMVDTLGQPGNLNILIFMYTFSGLVAVIQQSGGVQGFSKFVSRYASGKKRTLMWVWFLAPITFIDCAFRVIATGSIMKKNIEKEDITKEKYAFMLNNSASPIVAMIPIGTAFVGYMVGVVQSGLDVVGSSESAYLLFVKSIPYNLFSIASFVVISLYFLNVIRFKQDEDGSYNQSSSTNQGNHMSSMNNVNNDAKPKASNLVIPILVLIPLSTYLMYWTGTKNVQNGNIIAIFEKADASHAILIALIFTVILSVIWYRIQQIKIKDMIQKFISGGNRIMKTIIILAVAWPIAVVSKDLGLPDLIDHTVGPFIPSALVPALVFIVTCFVAFFMGSSWASWSLMMPLAIPLIAATGGSLPLVIGAVFAGGTFGDVTSPLSGMVAMSSGIAGADLMKYVRYELPYNLLAAFIATIGFLIIPIVF from the coding sequence ATGATTAGTAAAAAAATTGTTCCTTCCTTATTAATTGGACTCTGGATAGGAAGTTTTATAGTAAATCCAGGTATTATAGAATCAACCTCACAAATGGTAATTTATATGGTTGATACTTTAGGTCAACCAGGAAATCTGAATATTCTCATTTTTATGTACACATTCAGTGGATTAGTGGCTGTAATTCAGCAGTCTGGTGGTGTACAAGGGTTCTCTAAATTTGTATCTAGATATGCATCAGGTAAAAAGAGGACCTTAATGTGGGTGTGGTTCTTAGCACCGATTACATTTATTGATTGTGCGTTTCGAGTCATTGCAACAGGCTCAATAATGAAGAAGAATATTGAGAAAGAAGATATAACAAAAGAGAAATATGCTTTTATGCTGAATAATTCGGCTAGTCCTATTGTGGCTATGATTCCCATTGGTACTGCATTCGTAGGTTATATGGTAGGAGTCGTACAAAGTGGACTAGATGTTGTAGGTAGCAGTGAATCGGCATATTTACTTTTTGTAAAAAGTATACCTTATAATTTATTTAGTATTGCATCGTTCGTAGTTATATCTTTATATTTCCTTAATGTGATTCGTTTTAAGCAAGATGAGGATGGTTCATATAACCAAAGTTCTAGTACAAATCAAGGTAATCATATGTCTAGTATGAATAATGTCAATAATGATGCCAAACCTAAAGCATCGAATTTAGTTATACCTATACTAGTTCTAATTCCGCTGAGTACCTATCTAATGTACTGGACAGGTACTAAAAATGTTCAAAACGGAAACATAATTGCTATATTTGAAAAAGCTGATGCATCGCATGCAATCCTTATTGCACTTATATTTACAGTTATCCTGTCAGTCATCTGGTATCGTATACAACAGATTAAAATTAAGGATATGATTCAAAAATTTATCTCAGGTGGTAATCGAATTATGAAGACGATCATTATATTAGCAGTTGCCTGGCCAATAGCTGTTGTATCAAAAGATTTAGGATTGCCAGATCTTATCGATCATACAGTAGGTCCCTTTATACCCTCTGCATTAGTGCCTGCACTCGTATTTATAGTAACCTGTTTTGTTGCATTTTTTATGGGATCTTCGTGGGCGAGTTGGTCTTTAATGATGCCTCTTGCCATACCGTTGATCGCTGCAACTGGTGGAAGTCTACCACTTGTAATAGGAGCAGTATTTGCAGGGGGAACATTTGGAGATGTAACCTCTCCGTTATCAGGAATGGTCGCAATGTCCTCTGGTATAGCAGGAGCTGATCTTATGAAGTACGTACGATATGAATTACCTTATAATTTACTGGCAGCGTTTATAGCTACAATAGGATTTTTAATTATTCCGATTGTGTTTTAA